The Thalassotalea agarivorans region AAAACAAACCGGTTTCACTCTTGTTCTGCAGTAATCGTTGGTCGCGATAGCTCTGCCAACGATCATACTGCTGCGAAATAGTGGCAATAACGCCATCAGTTTTTGATGAAAGGCAAAGTTGTGACGACAAAGCAAACATCACTTTCGCATAAACATTAAATACCTTGCGCCAGCCATTACCGCATGCTTGACCAATCTCATTAATATGACCTGCTTGCAACTCGCGTACCGAGCTAAGTTGATTATAAGGCGTTAGTTGTGGTGTATTGGCAATGTAAACGCAAATGCGCGCGTCGCTTTGACCTAAGCCGATAGTCTGTTGTGTCATTGCAAAAATGATTTAATTAAGTATGGTGAACATACTACGCTTTATTAGAGGCAAATTACTATTTTAAACACAGTTTTAGTTTTGTGGGCATCGTTTATATCCTCCAATGGAATCAACGTAGACGGTGAATGCGTACAAGTACCTCGTCAAGACAATACTGCTATTTGCACCTTTACTAACGCAAGTGAAACTGCGCCTTATCAGGACTACAAAATATCGGTCAAACAACCAGGTAAAATCACGAAATTGTTCGAGCAAACCTACGCTATTACCGTACCAGGGCATGTCTTTTTTAGTAATGGCGGGCGCTTAGTCGTATTTGAATTTGCTGAAGAGGGACATCCTCAGTATTGGATTTATGCCACAGCTGACGTGCTTAAAGGGAATATAGACGACATGGTGTATTATTTTGAGCGTTATGAGCTTAAATACATCGAATCGCTAAATGATGATGGTACCTTAGTTTTTGCTGTGCAATGTCATGAACAAGGCGAAGACACCTGCAAAGAGCAACTCAATATATACACAGCGCAAAAATAAAAAGCGCCGAAGCGCGCTTTTTGTTAATCTTTAAAATCATCCAGATAGTCTTTGGGCGGCGGCGTCCAACCTCGCTCGGTCGCATTATGTTTATCTAAACGATTGGCTTCCATCGCCGTTTTAATGGTTTCTTCTAGCGTCATAAACATGGTGCGATAGTCTTGCCCAAATTTTTCACCCTCTGTCCGTTTTTTCCACTCGTTATACAGCTCATCAGACGCGTTGTTTTCAACGGTATTAAACGCATGCTTTTTCTGCTCAATATCAAAGGGATGAAAACCTAAATGAGTTAAAGCAGATGCTCCCATTTCGAGCGCGGAAAAATAGGTTTCAGCGACAATAATATCAGCACCTTGATCTCTCAATTCGTAGGTATGGCCTTTATCGAATGAGCGCGCAAGAATTTTAACCTTAGGGTAACTGTGCTTAATATGATGCGTTAAGCTAACAGCCTCTTCTTTATCATCTATGGCAATAACAATCATGTCTGCCGTTTCAATACCTGCGGTATGAAGCAAATCTGGACGACTGGCATCACCATAATAGGACTTAATGTTGATACTGCGCAGGTTTTGCACTTGCGTGGCTTGTCTATCCAACACCACCGTATTAATACCATTGGCGGTGAGCATTCTATTGACGATTTGGCCAAAGCGTCCAACGCCAGCAATAATGACCGTTCCTTTGTGCATATCTTGATCGTATTCGCCTTGTTCATTTGACTGTAGCTCGTAGCGACGCAATATCACTTTCTCATACAAAATGAATAGCAGCGGTGTTAGGAACATTGATATGGCGACAACCAACTGCAGCATACTGGCAAGTTCATTCGACAATACATTGTTTTGCAGACTAAAACTGAGTAGAACAAAACCAAATTCACCTACTTGTGCAAGGCTTAACGCAAATAGCCATCGGTTGCTGCCTTTAACTTTGAATATGATCGCCAGCACATACAAAATCGCACCTTTGATCAAGATAACGGCCGCTGTAATGACTAATATCGGGGTTAAATTTTGCGATAAAATATCAAAATTAATTCCTGCACCTACTGTAATAAAGAACAAGCCGAGTAAAAGCCCTTTAAATGGCTCTATATTGGTTTCTAATTCATGTTTGAACTCACTATTTGCCAGCACCACACCCGCCAAAAAGGTACCGAGTGCAGGCGATAATCCAACCAGGCTCATCAGCGCGGCAATACCAATAACAAGCAGCAATGCTGTTGCTACAAATATTTCTCGCAGCCCCGAATTCGCAACATATTTAAATAACGGACGACTTAAGAAATGGCCACCAAAGATAACTGCTGAAATACTGGCGATAATAGCAAGGCCATATGCCCAACTCGGCAAGCCTGCTACTAGACTTAACTCTTCATGATGTTCTGTCGCTGTCTGTAGCGATGAAGCGGCTTCAACCAGCTCAGGTAAGGCAAGCATGGGAATAAAGGCAAGCATAGGTATGACCGCAATATCTTGCATCAACAGGACCGAAAATGCGCTTTGTCCGCCGGAAGATTTATTCAGCCCTTTTTCGTTGAGTG contains the following coding sequences:
- a CDS encoding DUF6942 family protein, translated to MTQQTIGLGQSDARICVYIANTPQLTPYNQLSSVRELQAGHINEIGQACGNGWRKVFNVYAKVMFALSSQLCLSSKTDGVIATISQQYDRWQSYRDQRLLQNKSETGLFFTAPDTSKQSEQLHIVMGRQYAKSLNLPSLKWLNNEFAISEAHNLIVCPYFDYRQLSNIKIVYLTELILAHFSSTLTRSQQ
- a CDS encoding monovalent cation:proton antiporter-2 (CPA2) family protein, with amino-acid sequence MTSIFIQAFIYLFAAVIAVPLAKKLGLGSVLGYLIAGVIIGPVIGLVGQETTAIQHFAEFGVVMMLFLVGLELEPKMLWNMKSKLIGLGGLQVSLTVVIVMAIALAFGQPVTVAIAIGLIFSLSSTAIVLQSLNEKGLNKSSGGQSAFSVLLMQDIAVIPMLAFIPMLALPELVEAASSLQTATEHHEELSLVAGLPSWAYGLAIIASISAVIFGGHFLSRPLFKYVANSGLREIFVATALLLVIGIAALMSLVGLSPALGTFLAGVVLANSEFKHELETNIEPFKGLLLGLFFITVGAGINFDILSQNLTPILVITAAVILIKGAILYVLAIIFKVKGSNRWLFALSLAQVGEFGFVLLSFSLQNNVLSNELASMLQLVVAISMFLTPLLFILYEKVILRRYELQSNEQGEYDQDMHKGTVIIAGVGRFGQIVNRMLTANGINTVVLDRQATQVQNLRSINIKSYYGDASRPDLLHTAGIETADMIVIAIDDKEEAVSLTHHIKHSYPKVKILARSFDKGHTYELRDQGADIIVAETYFSALEMGASALTHLGFHPFDIEQKKHAFNTVENNASDELYNEWKKRTEGEKFGQDYRTMFMTLEETIKTAMEANRLDKHNATERGWTPPPKDYLDDFKD